In Chitinophagaceae bacterium C216, the genomic stretch GTATGTGGTTAGATGGGAAATATCCCATTGTGGGCTCATTGGGAACTGCACTATTTTTCGACTTAGGGGTGTATCTGGTTGTAATCGGTGTGGTACTCACCATATTATTCACCATTTCCTTAACCGACGATTAATTATGGAGTTATTATTAATATTAGTAATGGGGCTGTTGTACGCAGGAGGCGTATACTTTATCCTGAGAAGAAGTATGGTAAAACTTTTATTGGGCATTATGCTTCTGGGCACAGCCACCAATATTCTCATCTTTATTGTGGGTGGCATTGTAAAAGCAAAACCTCCCATCATCGATTCGATGAGTGAAGTGCTGGACAAATCCTATGCAGACCCTGTGCCTCAGGCGTTGATTCTTACAGCTATTGTAATCAGCTTCGGTTTGACTGCTTTTGCAATTGTATTGCTAAAAAGAGTATATGCCCTTTTAGAAACGGATGACCTAGATAATTTAAATACACCTGAAGAAGATATATGATTGGAAACTTGTTATTGGCTCCTATATTTATTCATCTGGTAATAGCAGTTCTTCAGCTCACTGCTTGGAGAAAAACTATTACTCAAAGAATACTATCTGCAACCGGAACTTTAGCTGCTTTAATTGCTGCGATATCCCTCTTCTCTTATGTTTATAAAAATGGTACCATTACTGTAAATGCCTCCAATTGGGAAGCCCCTTTTGGAATTGTATTTGTAGCCGATTTATTGGCCTGCACCATGGTACTGCTTACATCTATTGCAGGATTTGCCGTGTCGCTATTTTCTGCAACAGGTCTTAGCCGTCAGCGAATGTTGTACGGATATTTTCCCATTTTCCATTTCCTTCTTATGGGATTAAACGGCGCCTTCTTGACGGGTGATATCTTTAACCTTTATGTATGGTTTGAGGTAATTATTATTTCCTCATTTGTACTAATGACACTAGGGGGGCGTAAAACACAGCTGGAGGGGGCTTTGAAATATATGTCGATGAATATTCTGGCCTCCATGTTTTTCCTTGCCGGCATCGGTATTTTGTACGGAATGACGGGGTCATTAAATATGGCCGACCTGGCTACTAAAATGAGTAACATTCAAAATCCTTCACTGGCGGGTATTACTTCCATCTTTTTCATTCTGGGATTTGGGATTAAATCGGCTGTATTTCCACTTTATTTCTGGCTACCTTCTTCTTATCATACTCCGCCGTCGGCCGTAGCAGCTACTTTTGGAGGATTACTTACCAAAGTGGGTATTTATGCCATGCTACGCGTGCATAGTCTCATTTTTATTCCGGATAGTTTTACGCAAAAACTGCTAATGGTAATTGCCGTGCTCACCATCGTTACCGGTGCATTCGGCGCTCTTATCAAAACTAATCTACGCAGACTGTTTTCTTATCTTATCGTGTGTCATATCGGTTTTATGATTGGGGGCATATCGATGTTTACAAAGATAGCCCTGATGGGAACCGTGTTTTATCTCATACATGACATTATGGTAAAAACCAATCTCTTCCTTATTGCCGGGGTGATTATGCAGCTGCGGGGAGTAATGACGATGGAAAGATTGGGTGGCCTTTATAAAGAATATCCCAAAATATCATTATTGATAGCGCTAGTATTGTTTTCCCTAGTGGGTGTTCCACCGTTATCTGGTTTCTGGCCGAAATTATATTTATTCAAAGAGGCTTTTGCCGAACATCAATTCTTCTATATTGTTGCATTAATCGCAGGCAGCCTCGTTACATTATATGTCATTATAAGATTATGGGCCGAAGTGTTCTGGAAAGATGTACCGGCCGAGTCGGAAATAGATAATAAATTCGAATCTTCATCGTTTCTCAGAAAACTATTGTTGATTCTACCGGTGGGTATACTAGCATGTGTAACACTGTATATCGGCTTAAATGCTGAAGTAATAGCTCAAGTCGCAGATAGAATTGCAGAAGAGTTGGTGAATACCGATTCCTACGTTAAAGCTGTATTTAGAAAATAAAAAAGAAGTCCATGATAAGGAACTTTTTGATGAACTTATTGCTTTCCTTTATTTGGGTAGCGCTCACAGGAGCTCTGTCCTATTCGGGCTTTGCAATAGGATTTATACTGGGCTTCTTCGTACTATGGATCATGAACCGGCACGAAGAAGACCGGCGGTATTTTTATCGTCTTCCGAAAATATTTAGCTTTTTCTTTTATTTCTTGTATCTGTTGCTGAAGGCAAACGTTCAGGTGGCGTATGATGTTATTACCCCAAAATATTTTTTTACTCCTGGCGTGGTACGTTATCCGCTCAGCGATGACATGTCCGATTTTGAAATCAATGTACTATCTACATTCATTTCGCTTACACCCGGCACATTGATCCTTGATGTAAGTGAAGATAAAAAAGCCTTGTACATTCATGTAATGTATATCAAAAGCCCTGAGCAATTTGTTCATTCGGTGAAAACTGGTATTGAAAAACGTTTATTAGAGATATTAAGATGACACTAGCCAATTATTTTGACTTTGTAATAATGCCGATACTGACGATTTCCGTCATATTGGTATTCTTGCGCCTAATAAAAGGGCCAGCGATAGTAGACCGCGTAATAGCATTGGACCTTATTATTACCATAGGTATTGGTATTATTACGGTTTACAGCATCAGAGAGAATCAGAAGATTCTATTGGATGTGGCCATCATCTTGGCGCTTATTGCATTTTTAGGAACTATTGCATTTTCTTACTATATAGAAAAACAAAAAGATGATTAACGTTATTTTAGCCATACTCAGTACTGTGGGCGCTTTAGCGATATTATTTGCCTCGATAGGTATCTTAAGAATGCCCGATTTTTATTTACGGTTGTCCGTTACGGTAAAAGCATCCAGTTTGGGAGTAGGTTTGTTTCTAATATGTGCAGCCATCATGTTCCCTGGAGACGCTTCGGTTACTACAAAATCGATTGCCATCCTGTTCTTCTTAATCATTACGGCACCCATAGCAGCACATATGATTGGCAGAACCGCCTATTTCACAGGTACCCCTTTATGGAAAGGCACTGTAGTAGATGAGTTAGATGGCATGTATAATAAAGAAACTCACGAACTACTTAGTGACCCAAAAGATGCTATTGATAAATCTACCTCCCCATACAATGACCAAATTGCCGATACTGAAGAAGAGACAAAATAATAATAGGTAAATATCATTTACAAAAAATGGCAGCCCGAAGGCTGCCGTTGCTGTGTTCTTGTTATTGCATCCTAAATGCAATATTTTCGAGAATGAAACGGTTATTACTAGCCATAAGAAAACTGTCAAGAAAATCTCCCCAATAATACTATCGGTAACAGGTTTCTAAGAAGAATTGCATTCAAATTCTTTGCTCGGTAGAAGCTGCTACCAATTTGATAAAGCCTACTCATTCCGGAAAGTTATCGAGATGGGAAGCATCATCATCCTCCAACTCTTTGGGCTTTTGAATTGAGATGTTGATATTTTCGCCATATACACTGTATTACTCTCTCAACTAGCTTATACCATTTATTTTACTCTAATAATTACTACAACCAACGATTCACAATGTTTATAACTACTGCCAAATCTTACTAAAATCTGGTTCAAGAAGTCGATATCATCAAGCAGCCATCTTTAACAATGTCCAATGATATAAAGAAAAGATGCAACTAAATGCTGACTCTATTCTAAGATTTTACCAAATGCACACCAGTGGGCAGAAAACGATTCAACATCATTATAGGGGCAGTTAGCAATTCTTCCTCACAGGTCTTAGTTCTTACAATTATAATTTATCGCACTACTTCGTAATTCAATTCTGTCACACCGTTACTAAACTGTCTAGTAGTAGGTAACAGTTGCAGATTTATTTTATTCTCAATATTTTTAAATAAAGGGATGCCTTGTCCCAAAATAATAGGGTTTAAGAAGAGCCAAAAACCGTCAATTAAATTTTGTTCTATTAAACAATGTGTAGCTGTTGGGCTCCCAAACAATAAGATATCTGATCCTGCTTGTTGTTTCACTTTGGCTAATTCATCAGCTAAGTTATCGCTAATGATAGTCGTATTTTTCAAATTGGCTCCCTGCAATGATTTTGACAATACCACTTTATGCACATTCTTATACCAGGTAGAATGTTCTACCTCATGCTTAGTAGCATTGGGTTTTTCCCCAGCTGTAGGCCAATAGTCTTCCATCATTTGATAAGTTTTGCGTCCATAAAGGGCTGTATCGCCAGTTTGGATGCGCTTACCTATATAATCAAAAAGCTCCTCATCCACTTGAGCCCACTGAAGTTCTCCCTGCGGTCCTGCAACAAATCCGTCCAATGTTATGTGCATGAAAGAAATTATCTTCCTCATATTGTTAGGGATTGATTCATCGTCATATCTGTTGCTCTATTAATTGATGGGTTGTAGCAAATCTTTGGCTTAATCATCCGATCCATACGAACGCACTGATAATTTATTCCCTATTAGCATCATCAGTGCGTTCATTATAGATCATTTATGAGTCAGCACCACCTTATTTTCTTAAAGGCTTCCTCGGCTGTGCTGTATAAAAGATATGTACTTTTAATTACTGGGGATTGGTTGAATAGTTAATCATCCATCTTACACCGAACTTATCAGTGAAGCTGCCGTAATAGGCTCCCCAAAATTGATCTGCCATAGGCATTTCTACAACACCTCCCTCAGAAAGCGCATTGAATAAACGATCGGCCTCTTCTCTGGAATCAGGGAAAATAGAGATATAATTATTATTGCCTTCAATTAACTTATGTCCTGCAGAAGGAAGTATATCAGAAGCCATCAGTATGTCATTACCGATAGGCAGAGCTATATGTACAATTCGGTTTTTTTCATTTTCAGGAAGATTTTCGGCCCCTGGGAGCTCACTCATACGTGTA encodes the following:
- the yyaP_1 gene encoding putative protein YyaP; translation: MHITLDGFVAGPQGELQWAQVDEELFDYIGKRIQTGDTALYGRKTYQMMEDYWPTAGEKPNATKHEVEHSTWYKNVHKVVLSKSLQGANLKNTTIISDNLADELAKVKQQAGSDILLFGSPTATHCLIEQNLIDGFWLFLNPIILGQGIPLFKNIENKINLQLLPTTRQFSNGVTELNYEVVR
- the mrpE gene encoding Na(+)/H(+) antiporter subunit E, which codes for MNLLLSFIWVALTGALSYSGFAIGFILGFFVLWIMNRHEEDRRYFYRLPKIFSFFFYFLYLLLKANVQVAYDVITPKYFFTPGVVRYPLSDDMSDFEINVLSTFISLTPGTLILDVSEDKKALYIHVMYIKSPEQFVHSVKTGIEKRLLEILR
- the mrpD gene encoding Na(+)/H(+) antiporter subunit D translates to MIGNLLLAPIFIHLVIAVLQLTAWRKTITQRILSATGTLAALIAAISLFSYVYKNGTITVNASNWEAPFGIVFVADLLACTMVLLTSIAGFAVSLFSATGLSRQRMLYGYFPIFHFLLMGLNGAFLTGDIFNLYVWFEVIIISSFVLMTLGGRKTQLEGALKYMSMNILASMFFLAGIGILYGMTGSLNMADLATKMSNIQNPSLAGITSIFFILGFGIKSAVFPLYFWLPSSYHTPPSAVAATFGGLLTKVGIYAMLRVHSLIFIPDSFTQKLLMVIAVLTIVTGAFGALIKTNLRRLFSYLIVCHIGFMIGGISMFTKIALMGTVFYLIHDIMVKTNLFLIAGVIMQLRGVMTMERLGGLYKEYPKISLLIALVLFSLVGVPPLSGFWPKLYLFKEAFAEHQFFYIVALIAGSLVTLYVIIRLWAEVFWKDVPAESEIDNKFESSSFLRKLLLILPVGILACVTLYIGLNAEVIAQVADRIAEELVNTDSYVKAVFRK
- the mnhC1 gene encoding Na(+)/H(+) antiporter subunit C1 is translated as MELLLILVMGLLYAGGVYFILRRSMVKLLLGIMLLGTATNILIFIVGGIVKAKPPIIDSMSEVLDKSYADPVPQALILTAIVISFGLTAFAIVLLKRVYALLETDDLDNLNTPEEDI